One part of the Eucalyptus grandis isolate ANBG69807.140 chromosome 10, ASM1654582v1, whole genome shotgun sequence genome encodes these proteins:
- the LOC104422597 gene encoding bidirectional sugar transporter SWEET4 encodes MVTAETARNVVGIIGNVISFGLFLSPCPTFYRIVKNKSVEEFKVDPYLATVLNCIFWVLYGLPFVRPDSILIATINGVGLVLELIYICIFFFYAPNKERKKVIYWLCGEVIFIAAVSLAILLVFHDHKRRILAFGIICDVFNIIMYSSPLTIMKKVITTKSVEYMPFYLSLANFLNGCVDCLILYGWYFRSTPRDEKVVELKASQIQLSVSDGPDRVITKGFKLLQVMKSGVLKPNTVIYNTLLHALCKNGKVIACLNQT; translated from the exons ATGGTGACGGCCGAAACAGCTAGGAACGTGGTTGGCATCATCG GGAATGTCATATCTTTTGGCCTCTTCCTCTCGCCATG CCCGACATTTTACAGAATCGTAAAGAACAAGTCAGTGGAGGAATTTAAAGTGGATCCTTACCTTGCTACCGTGTTGAACTGCATCTTCTGGGTTTTGTATGGCTTGCCCTTTGTTCGTCCGGACAGCATCCTCATCGCCACCATCAACGGCGTTGGGCTTGTGCTAGAGCTCATTTacatatgcattttctttttctatgctCCAAACAAGGAAAGG AAGAAAGTGATTTATTGGCTTTGCGGGGAAGTCATCTTTATTGCTGCAGTATCACTGGCGATCTTGCTAGTTTTTCATGACCACAAGAGAAGAATCCTTGCCTTTGGAATTATCTGTGATGTGTTCAACATCATAATGTATAGCTCACCTCTTACTATCATG AAAAAAGTGATCACCACAAAGAGTGTGGAGTACATGCCCTTCTATCTCTCACTAGCCAACTTTCTTAATGGCTGTGTGGACTGC CTCATACTCTACGGTTGGTACTTTAGGTCCACACCGAGAGATGAGAAGGTCGTCGAATTgaaggcttctcaaatccagCTCTCCGTTTCTGATGGACCGGACAGAGT GATCACCAAAGGTTTTAAGCTCTTGCAAGTCATGAAGTCTGGTGTTCTCAAGCCTAACACGGTGATATACAACACTCTGCTTCATGCACTTTGCAAGAATGGCAAGGTTATTGCGTGCTTGAATCAAACATAG